In Numidum massiliense, a single genomic region encodes these proteins:
- a CDS encoding Gfo/Idh/MocA family protein produces the protein MTNVLRVGIVGAGSIASDVHVPAYLKCGDKVEIVAVCDIVRAKAEQLAEKFSIAHVFTDYKEMLQKVHLDAVSVCTPNKFHAPTTIAALEAGCHVICEKPPAMTVAEAEQMAATAARVGKYLTYGLNYRHTPEVEVLKRFVDAGELGDLYAARVHAVRRRGIPGWGVFTNKELQGGGPLIDIGVHMLDTALYLMDYPEPDCVLGVTYQKLGTKRGVGLLGAWDWQNYSVEDMARGMITFKNGASILLETAFAANVGPLDKMDVTVMGDRGGADVFPLKIYQEKHDTLIDITPAHLSEKGNHDLQIERFVDCCLTGSQPLSTPQQGIVLQKIINALYESAETGKALQL, from the coding sequence TTGACAAATGTGTTGCGCGTGGGGATCGTCGGTGCTGGCAGTATAGCGAGCGACGTTCATGTACCCGCTTACTTAAAATGTGGAGATAAAGTAGAAATAGTTGCTGTGTGCGATATCGTCCGTGCGAAGGCGGAACAGCTAGCGGAGAAGTTCAGCATTGCGCACGTTTTTACCGATTATAAGGAGATGCTCCAAAAGGTACACCTCGATGCTGTCAGTGTGTGCACCCCGAATAAGTTTCACGCTCCGACGACAATCGCCGCTTTGGAGGCAGGCTGTCACGTCATTTGTGAAAAGCCACCCGCGATGACCGTTGCCGAGGCAGAGCAGATGGCGGCTACGGCAGCTAGAGTAGGAAAATATTTGACCTACGGGCTCAACTATCGCCACACGCCAGAAGTAGAAGTTCTAAAGCGCTTCGTCGACGCTGGCGAATTAGGCGATCTCTACGCGGCCCGCGTGCACGCCGTGCGCCGGCGCGGCATTCCCGGTTGGGGTGTGTTTACGAATAAAGAACTGCAAGGGGGCGGTCCGCTGATCGATATCGGCGTACATATGCTCGACACGGCCCTGTATTTGATGGACTACCCCGAGCCGGATTGTGTATTGGGGGTTACTTATCAAAAGTTAGGAACGAAACGCGGGGTTGGCCTGCTCGGTGCGTGGGATTGGCAAAATTACTCTGTCGAAGACATGGCTCGCGGGATGATCACGTTTAAGAACGGCGCCTCGATCTTGCTCGAGACGGCTTTTGCGGCAAACGTCGGCCCCCTCGACAAGATGGATGTGACCGTCATGGGGGATCGCGGAGGAGCCGACGTGTTCCCGCTTAAAATATATCAAGAAAAGCACGACACACTCATCGATATTACCCCCGCCCACCTTTCGGAAAAAGGAAATCACGACTTGCAGATTGAACGGTTTGTCGACTGCTGCTTGACGGGGAGCCAGCCGCTGAGCACGCCGCAACAAGGCATCGTGTTGCAAAAAATCATTAACGCGTTGTACGAATCTGCGGAAACGGGGAAGGCGCTACAACTTTGA
- a CDS encoding acetyl-CoA hydrolase/transferase family protein yields MRAEQVLTYINDGDDLIVPLSNGEPPTLLDTLEAHASRLKNVRIHQANPRQDRAYIRGEYAGHLRHVAYFLSPASREAYNAGLCDLMPNDFHRTPRILLEQTRASLVLAAAAPPDAEGYFSLGTNGDYAAALIGKVPFFLEVRPTMPHTYGQNRIHMSQIEGYIVSDTPNLVVPAGTFTDKDRQIAAHVIEHIPDGSTLQVGIGNIPSAIINELKAKKHLGIHTELLTDGIVDLVAAGAIDGSMKKTHRGKIVGTFALGTQKLYDFIDENPDVHILPVDAVNDPRIIGQEDHIVAINATTAVDFYGQCASETINGNYYYSSSGGQADFARGAAFATAGKSFICLHSTTKDGKTSKITPHLAPGSVVTTSKNDVHFIATEYGAVDLRGKTVRERAKRLISIAHPKFREELTFAAKKMGL; encoded by the coding sequence ATGCGTGCCGAACAAGTACTAACATACATCAACGACGGCGACGACCTTATCGTTCCTCTATCTAACGGCGAACCGCCAACATTATTGGACACACTCGAAGCACACGCCAGCCGCTTAAAAAACGTCCGCATCCACCAGGCAAACCCGCGTCAAGACCGTGCCTATATTCGCGGCGAATACGCCGGTCACTTGCGCCACGTCGCCTATTTTTTGAGTCCTGCCTCGCGCGAGGCGTACAACGCCGGTCTGTGTGACCTCATGCCGAATGACTTTCACCGGACGCCGCGCATACTTTTAGAACAAACGCGGGCGAGTCTCGTCCTTGCCGCCGCAGCGCCACCGGATGCGGAAGGCTATTTCTCCCTTGGTACGAACGGCGATTATGCAGCTGCCCTTATCGGAAAAGTACCGTTTTTCCTCGAGGTGCGCCCGACGATGCCGCACACCTACGGCCAAAACCGGATCCATATGAGCCAAATTGAAGGATATATCGTCAGCGATACGCCGAACCTCGTCGTACCGGCCGGTACGTTTACGGATAAAGATCGACAAATCGCTGCCCACGTGATCGAACACATTCCCGACGGCAGTACACTACAAGTAGGGATCGGTAACATTCCGAGTGCGATCATTAATGAATTAAAGGCGAAAAAACATCTCGGCATCCACACCGAGCTGCTTACCGACGGCATCGTCGACCTCGTGGCGGCTGGGGCGATCGACGGCAGTATGAAAAAGACACACCGCGGAAAAATTGTCGGTACGTTCGCCCTCGGTACGCAAAAACTGTACGATTTTATCGATGAAAACCCAGATGTACACATCTTACCCGTCGACGCCGTTAACGACCCGCGCATCATCGGACAAGAAGATCACATCGTCGCCATTAACGCGACGACGGCAGTCGATTTTTACGGCCAGTGTGCGTCTGAGACGATCAACGGCAACTACTATTACAGTTCGAGCGGTGGACAAGCCGATTTTGCCCGCGGCGCCGCTTTTGCTACAGCGGGAAAAAGTTTTATCTGCCTCCATTCGACGACAAAAGACGGTAAAACGTCGAAAATCACCCCTCATCTCGCACCCGGTTCCGTCGTGACGACCTCCAAAAACGACGTGCACTTCATCGCCACCGAATACGGGGCAGTCGACCTAAGAGGCAAAACCGTGCGGGAACGGGCAAAACGACTCATTAGTATCGCCCACCCGAAATTCCGCGAAGAGCTGACGTTCGCCGCGAAAAAGATGGGACTGTAA
- a CDS encoding MgtC/SapB family protein, with protein sequence MMEMVIKLVLSLLFGMLIGMDREMKQKPLGVKPCMVISIASCMVTIVSIESFAKFAGPTHPNMDPMRLAAQIVSGVGFLGAGVILRRNNDAISGLTSAALIWGASGLGITVGAGFYLEAVCAVVLFIVAVNGVPSLLKIVGPRTLRQRNVLVKIVMEPNMKMTELLRTIERKRSEQGQKKGVDYNIKHIKLKDLENGNQKIELTVAAPEKQYTTEIYYFLKKIDHVLSVEVEHI encoded by the coding sequence ATGATGGAAATGGTTATCAAACTGGTGCTCTCTCTGCTGTTCGGCATGTTGATCGGAATGGATCGGGAAATGAAACAAAAACCACTCGGCGTTAAGCCGTGCATGGTCATTAGCATTGCCAGTTGTATGGTGACGATCGTCTCCATTGAATCGTTTGCCAAGTTCGCCGGTCCGACCCATCCGAACATGGATCCGATGCGGCTGGCGGCACAAATCGTCAGCGGTGTCGGGTTTCTCGGGGCTGGCGTCATTTTGCGCCGCAACAACGATGCCATCTCGGGATTAACGTCGGCCGCGCTCATTTGGGGCGCTTCGGGGTTAGGTATTACGGTTGGCGCTGGATTTTATCTAGAGGCCGTCTGCGCGGTCGTTTTATTCATCGTTGCTGTAAACGGCGTGCCGTCTTTGCTAAAAATAGTCGGCCCGCGCACGCTGCGGCAGCGCAACGTGTTAGTCAAAATCGTTATGGAGCCGAATATGAAAATGACCGAGTTGCTACGAACGATCGAGCGCAAACGGAGTGAACAAGGACAGAAAAAAGGCGTCGACTATAACATCAAACATATAAAATTGAAGGATTTGGAAAACGGCAACCAAAAAATCGAGCTGACCGTTGCGGCTCCGGAAAAACAGTACACGACAGAAATATATTATTTCCTAAAAAAAATCGATCACGTTCTTTCGGTGGAGGTCGAACACATTTAA
- a CDS encoding magnesium transporter MgtE N-terminal domain-containing protein, which yields MIKLYKYKFREEYTYFMIRALKVGQREQFRRDFLNLHPADQLAFFLELDGEKRYRVYNFLKPTELADMFRKLEPAQRRHYVTEWKGDAMPQK from the coding sequence ATGATTAAACTTTATAAATACAAGTTTCGCGAAGAGTATACGTACTTCATGATTCGGGCGTTAAAAGTGGGACAGCGGGAGCAGTTTCGACGCGACTTTTTGAACCTGCATCCGGCTGACCAATTAGCATTTTTTCTAGAATTAGATGGAGAAAAGCGGTACCGTGTCTACAACTTCTTAAAGCCGACAGAATTGGCGGATATGTTTCGGAAACTAGAGCCGGCACAGCGGCGTCACTACGTTACGGAATGGAAGGGCGACGCTATGCCGCAGAAATGA
- a CDS encoding TatD family hydrolase, with amino-acid sequence MIDAHIHLDQYDSTAQTQILQGLPTYGVERVVAVSMDLNSSEQTRQLYLRYPERVLPAYGFHPEQSLPPTCELDELFTWIRAHREEVAAIGEVGLPYYRRREAEKKGECFNLAPYVTLLERFVAIAAELHQPIALHAVYEDAAVACDLLEAYGVTKAHFHWFKGDETTVQRMIDNGYYISFTPDLLYEPSRQQLAKTYPLQRVMVETDGPWPFDGPFRGQRTHPRMVAAVIRQLAEIKGLPVDVVAQTVRENTLRLYG; translated from the coding sequence ATGATTGACGCACACATTCATCTAGATCAATACGATTCTACCGCACAAACACAAATTTTACAGGGGCTCCCCACGTACGGGGTGGAGCGGGTCGTCGCTGTGTCGATGGATCTTAACTCATCCGAACAAACGCGGCAACTGTATTTACGCTACCCCGAACGTGTCTTACCGGCTTACGGTTTTCACCCGGAGCAATCACTGCCGCCGACGTGTGAATTGGATGAGCTGTTCACGTGGATCCGCGCACACCGAGAGGAGGTGGCGGCGATCGGGGAAGTTGGATTGCCCTACTATCGGCGCCGAGAAGCGGAAAAAAAGGGTGAGTGTTTTAACTTAGCACCATACGTCACCTTATTGGAGCGTTTCGTCGCAATAGCGGCCGAACTACATCAGCCGATCGCGTTGCACGCCGTTTACGAAGACGCGGCGGTAGCATGTGACTTATTGGAGGCGTACGGCGTGACCAAAGCACACTTTCACTGGTTTAAAGGGGATGAGACCACTGTTCAGCGCATGATCGACAACGGCTATTATATTTCATTTACCCCCGATCTTTTGTACGAGCCGTCGAGGCAACAATTGGCGAAAACGTATCCGCTACAACGCGTCATGGTGGAAACAGACGGGCCGTGGCCGTTTGACGGACCCTTTCGCGGGCAGCGGACACACCCGCGCATGGTAGCCGCGGTCATTCGTCAATTAGCCGAAATAAAAGGACTCCCGGTAGACGTTGTGGCACAAACTGTTCGTGAAAACACATTGCGGCTGTACGGCTGA
- a CDS encoding YitT family protein codes for MTQSTEKQKQHRLPTAPSRKRQLLKDYTLLFIGALIVALSFNLFLNPNQIVAGGISGVSTIIYYLFGIEPAYTQWLINIPLFAIGVYILGAKYGVKAAIGTAVLPLFVYFTKVIGPLTTNPLLASLYGGLVLGIGAGVVFRGGGSTGGTALLAQVINRLTGLSLGAGVLICDGLIILSAGFVFGPERALYALIGLYVTSKTINLVQVGLNYSKVAFIISDKYERVQQAILDDLDRGLTKIGAQGGYTGDDRAVLMCVFPHTELANLKELVRRVDTDAFIIVTDTNEVLGQGFRSNV; via the coding sequence ATGACTCAGTCAACCGAGAAACAGAAACAGCACCGTTTACCAACGGCACCAAGCCGAAAGCGACAGCTGCTTAAAGACTACACCCTGTTATTTATCGGGGCGTTGATCGTCGCCTTATCGTTTAACCTTTTCCTGAATCCGAACCAAATCGTCGCCGGTGGCATTAGCGGCGTGAGTACGATTATTTACTACTTGTTCGGCATTGAACCGGCTTACACGCAATGGCTCATCAATATCCCGCTATTCGCAATTGGCGTCTATATTTTGGGGGCGAAGTACGGCGTGAAAGCGGCGATTGGTACCGCCGTACTGCCGCTTTTTGTCTATTTTACGAAAGTGATCGGCCCGCTGACGACTAACCCGTTACTCGCTTCGTTGTACGGTGGACTCGTGCTCGGCATTGGCGCGGGCGTCGTCTTTCGCGGCGGCGGTTCGACAGGCGGTACCGCACTGCTCGCACAAGTGATCAATCGGTTAACCGGCCTTTCTTTAGGTGCTGGCGTGCTCATTTGTGACGGTCTCATTATTTTAAGTGCCGGTTTCGTATTTGGCCCAGAGCGGGCGCTATATGCACTCATCGGTCTGTACGTTACGAGCAAAACGATCAACTTAGTGCAAGTCGGGCTCAACTACTCTAAGGTCGCCTTCATTATTTCCGACAAATACGAGCGGGTACAACAAGCCATCCTTGACGATTTAGATCGCGGCTTGACGAAAATCGGCGCACAAGGCGGGTATACGGGAGATGACCGAGCGGTGCTCATGTGTGTGTTCCCGCACACGGAACTCGCTAATTTAAAAGAACTCGTGCGCCGCGTCGACACAGACGCGTTCATCATCGTCACCGACACGAACGAAGTGCTAGGACAAGGATTTCGCTCCAATGTATAA
- a CDS encoding DUF421 domain-containing protein — MGKSVLAQVTPHDLIAIVMIAALATKPLLDESIMKTLVGIAVLLTVQIGFSRLTLVKWGNKFILGKPTILVKHGKIVKDNLQRSKISLAELLTYIRAKGYPDVREVLYAILEPTGTISVLPFEDLYPVTPRDLRIDKSYRGIALPLVIDGHIQYHNLALIGKDEHWLTDELTTQGYRDLRRVMYAAKMEDERHLYIDDGEGGEGDGL, encoded by the coding sequence ATGGGGAAATCTGTCCTCGCACAGGTGACACCGCACGATTTAATTGCCATCGTTATGATCGCTGCACTGGCGACGAAGCCGCTTTTAGATGAAAGCATTATGAAGACGCTCGTCGGCATCGCCGTGTTACTGACCGTGCAAATTGGTTTCTCCCGCTTGACGCTCGTTAAGTGGGGCAATAAATTTATCTTGGGGAAACCGACCATTCTTGTGAAACACGGCAAAATTGTGAAGGACAACTTACAGAGGAGCAAAATTTCCTTAGCTGAGTTGTTAACGTACATTCGCGCGAAAGGCTACCCCGACGTAAGGGAAGTGCTGTACGCTATCTTGGAGCCGACGGGCACGATTAGTGTGTTGCCCTTCGAGGACTTGTACCCAGTGACGCCACGGGACTTACGGATCGACAAATCTTATCGCGGGATCGCCCTGCCGCTTGTCATCGATGGCCACATTCAGTACCACAACCTGGCGCTGATCGGTAAAGATGAACATTGGTTAACTGATGAGTTGACGACGCAAGGTTATCGCGACTTGCGGCGCGTCATGTATGCAGCGAAGATGGAGGATGAGCGCCACCTTTATATCGATGACGGCGAGGGGGGCGAAGGCGATGGGCTATAA
- a CDS encoding SGNH/GDSL hydrolase family protein, protein MHKIEDRAVVLFQGDSITDAGRVRTDDSDLGQGYAMMAASLFTARYPEKEVTFLNRGISGDRVINLQQRWQEDCLDLKPTWVSILIGINDCWRRFDQNDQTTADQFAQSYREILQRTTETVGANLILLEPFVLPYPVDRKRWREDLDPKIHAVRELAREFQALYIPLDGLFAQAAAKRQPSFWAADGVHPSLAGHALIANAWLAAVGAQE, encoded by the coding sequence ATGCACAAAATTGAAGATCGTGCCGTCGTCTTATTTCAAGGGGATAGCATTACTGATGCCGGTCGCGTACGCACTGACGATAGCGACTTGGGGCAAGGTTACGCGATGATGGCTGCGTCCCTATTTACAGCCCGTTACCCGGAAAAAGAAGTGACCTTCCTCAACCGCGGGATTAGCGGTGACCGAGTGATCAATTTGCAACAACGGTGGCAAGAAGATTGCCTCGACTTAAAGCCGACGTGGGTCTCCATCCTAATCGGCATTAACGATTGCTGGAGGCGGTTCGATCAGAACGACCAAACGACTGCCGACCAATTTGCACAGTCCTATCGCGAAATTTTACAGCGTACGACGGAAACAGTTGGAGCAAACTTAATTTTACTCGAACCGTTTGTATTGCCTTACCCTGTGGATCGGAAGCGGTGGCGCGAGGACCTAGATCCCAAAATTCACGCCGTCCGAGAGTTAGCACGGGAATTCCAGGCGCTTTACATTCCGTTAGACGGCCTTTTTGCCCAAGCGGCGGCAAAAAGGCAACCGAGTTTTTGGGCGGCGGACGGCGTCCACCCGTCATTAGCGGGACACGCATTAATCGCGAACGCTTGGCTCGCTGCGGTAGGCGCACAGGAGTAG